The following proteins come from a genomic window of Micromonospora echinofusca:
- a CDS encoding IS701 family transposase: MGCFAGRFGRVEPRRAAGQFVTGLLSDLEVKTCWQLAEQAGHARPDAMQRLLYRAVWDADAVRDDLRQLITARFGGPDAVLVIDDTGDLKKGVHTVGVQRQYTGTAGRIENSQVGVFLGYAGADGHTLIDRRVYLPASWTADRDRCQAAGVPDEVGFATKPELAAEMITDALDAGVPAGWAAADEAYGNSAAFRAGLREHEIGYVLAVSRSHLVPLDGGKTRVRADRVAGDLPATAWQRRSAGAGSKGPRFYDWAWLDDVCTDADPDDDGRHSLLIRRNTTTGELAFYRCWTPRPATLAQLVRVAGIRWTVEEAFQAAKSQVGLDQHQVRRWNSWHRFTTLALAALAVLTICAADATDGPTDTGLIKLTVNEIRRLINTCIIRPISDLTHRLHWSGWRRQHQARARRSHYTRRLSLELQP, translated from the coding sequence CTGGGCTGCTTCGCGGGCCGGTTCGGGCGGGTGGAACCGCGTCGGGCGGCGGGGCAGTTCGTGACTGGACTGCTCTCCGATCTTGAGGTCAAGACGTGCTGGCAGTTGGCCGAGCAGGCCGGACACGCCCGGCCGGATGCGATGCAAAGGTTGTTGTACCGGGCGGTGTGGGACGCCGACGCCGTCCGGGACGACCTGCGGCAGTTGATCACCGCCCGGTTCGGTGGTCCGGATGCGGTCCTGGTCATCGACGACACCGGTGACCTGAAGAAGGGCGTTCACACGGTCGGGGTGCAGCGGCAGTACACCGGCACCGCTGGGCGGATCGAGAACAGCCAGGTCGGGGTGTTCCTGGGCTACGCCGGCGCCGACGGGCACACCCTGATCGACCGACGGGTGTATCTGCCGGCGTCGTGGACCGCCGACCGGGACCGCTGCCAAGCAGCTGGCGTGCCCGACGAGGTCGGGTTCGCCACCAAGCCCGAGCTGGCCGCCGAGATGATCACCGACGCTCTGGACGCCGGAGTGCCGGCGGGCTGGGCCGCCGCGGACGAGGCTTACGGCAACAGCGCCGCCTTCCGCGCTGGCCTGCGCGAACACGAGATCGGCTATGTCTTGGCCGTGTCCCGCAGCCACCTGGTCCCGCTCGACGGCGGTAAGACCCGCGTCCGCGCCGACCGGGTGGCCGGCGACCTACCCGCCACGGCCTGGCAACGCCGATCGGCCGGCGCCGGATCCAAGGGACCGCGCTTCTACGACTGGGCCTGGCTCGACGATGTCTGCACCGACGCCGACCCCGACGACGACGGCCGACACAGCCTCCTGATCCGCCGCAACACCACCACCGGTGAGCTGGCCTTCTACCGCTGCTGGACCCCCAGACCGGCCACCCTCGCCCAACTCGTCCGGGTCGCGGGCATCCGCTGGACCGTCGAAGAAGCCTTTCAGGCCGCCAAGAGCCAGGTCGGCCTGGACCAGCACCAGGTCCGCCGCTGGAACTCCTGGCACCGCTTCACCACCCTCGCCCTGGCCGCCCTCGCCGTCCTGACGATCTGCGCCGCCGACGCCACCGACGGCCCAACCGACACCGGACTGATCAAACTCACCGTCAACGAGATCCGCCGCCTGATCAACACCTGCATCATCCGCCCGATCAGCGACCTCACCCACCGTCTGCACTGGTCAGGCTGGCGCCGCCAGCATCAAGCCCGAGCCCGACGATCGCACTACACACGCCGACTCAGCCTCGAACTCCAGCCATGA
- a CDS encoding GntR family transcriptional regulator: protein MTSKEPPNYQRVVDDLRSRILSGELGPGDKLPTEKELQKRWGFSTTIIKHALTLLRSEGLIEGRRGSGNFVRDRTRLVRRAHSRDMRKRIGSTSPFARDSEAAGKRPSWEADSRKVRASAPIAERLGIQPGDMVMHTKYRYLADDTPIQLADSYEPLTITGGTPVEYPEQGPIIGVVARMDSIGVAIDRFVEEVITRPAMPDEVEALELDRRGGMWVISVERTYYAGQAAVETADIVFPGGRYRLVYEMPIDPWTPSGG, encoded by the coding sequence ATGACCAGCAAGGAACCGCCGAACTACCAGCGCGTCGTGGACGACCTGCGCTCGCGGATCCTCTCCGGTGAACTGGGTCCCGGCGACAAACTCCCCACGGAGAAGGAGCTCCAGAAGCGGTGGGGCTTCTCAACCACAATCATCAAGCATGCCCTCACGCTGCTTCGCAGCGAAGGGCTCATCGAGGGTCGACGCGGGTCCGGGAACTTTGTCCGCGACCGGACGCGGCTTGTGCGCCGCGCCCACTCCCGGGACATGCGCAAGCGCATTGGCAGCACGTCACCGTTCGCCCGCGACAGTGAAGCCGCAGGCAAGCGACCGAGTTGGGAGGCCGACAGCCGTAAGGTTCGGGCGTCGGCCCCTATTGCCGAACGACTCGGCATCCAGCCCGGCGACATGGTCATGCATACCAAATACCGGTACCTCGCCGACGACACCCCAATCCAGCTCGCCGACTCGTACGAACCGTTGACCATCACGGGCGGCACCCCCGTTGAGTACCCGGAGCAAGGGCCGATCATCGGCGTGGTGGCCCGCATGGACTCCATCGGCGTGGCCATCGATCGCTTTGTCGAGGAGGTCATCACCCGACCGGCGATGCCCGACGAGGTCGAAGCCCTCGAACTCGACAGACGCGGCGGCATGTGGGTGATCTCTGTCGAGCGCACCTACTACGCTGGCCAAGCCGCCGTCGAGACGGCCGATATCGTGTTCCCTGGCGGCAGGTACCGGCTCGTCTACGAGATGCCCATCGACCCGTGGACGCCATCCGGCGGGTAG
- a CDS encoding helix-turn-helix domain-containing protein — MTGPDRAGNELPIGRRVAQLRARRGMSQQVFADRIRKSKSWVDKVERGVRTLDRLSVIETVAGALGVAPTVLLAGKAQRAPAADTGGAVEGIRTALARYDLPGSGSDGQSPSVQELDHQAGYAWTAYRNGHLPQVLRMLPDLLSDSRHTCHPQVGHASAAEVLVRVYRLAAQVLVKLGEADLAWLAADRAMSAAGGDPRQAGLAAVSLAQALRALRRGRLAMTAALTAVHHLDLARSGNGPADEPALTGTLLIEAALAAAACGDAVAVGDLIERTARLAAVHDERHHRDHDGVGFGPTIVELARTLTAMRLGDHREAVTVHRRATGGDAWHLLPAEHRAAHLIDITRAHLDLGDPCAAGRALVTADTIAPAEIRLRPAARTALTAVLRANSPAADVTRLAATVGLTRQP, encoded by the coding sequence GTGACCGGGCCGGACCGGGCTGGCAACGAGCTGCCGATCGGGCGGCGGGTGGCGCAGTTGCGGGCGCGTCGGGGCATGAGCCAGCAGGTCTTCGCCGACCGGATTCGCAAGTCGAAGAGCTGGGTGGACAAGGTGGAGCGTGGGGTGCGTACCCTCGACCGCCTTTCGGTGATCGAGACGGTCGCCGGGGCCCTCGGCGTCGCGCCGACCGTGCTGCTCGCCGGCAAGGCCCAGCGGGCCCCGGCCGCCGACACCGGCGGCGCCGTGGAGGGAATACGGACGGCGCTGGCCCGCTACGACCTGCCCGGCTCCGGCAGCGACGGCCAGTCGCCGTCGGTGCAGGAGCTTGACCACCAGGCGGGGTACGCGTGGACGGCGTACCGCAACGGACACCTCCCCCAGGTGTTGCGGATGCTGCCCGACCTGCTCAGCGACAGCCGCCACACGTGCCACCCGCAGGTGGGGCACGCGTCCGCCGCCGAGGTGCTGGTGCGGGTGTACCGCCTCGCCGCCCAGGTCCTGGTCAAGCTCGGCGAGGCCGACCTCGCCTGGCTGGCGGCCGACCGGGCGATGAGCGCTGCCGGGGGCGATCCCCGGCAGGCCGGCCTCGCGGCGGTCTCCCTCGCGCAGGCGCTCCGGGCCCTGCGGCGGGGTCGGCTGGCGATGACCGCCGCCCTCACCGCCGTACACCATCTCGACCTGGCACGGTCCGGTAACGGCCCGGCGGACGAACCCGCCCTGACGGGGACTCTGCTGATCGAAGCCGCTCTCGCCGCCGCCGCGTGCGGAGACGCCGTCGCCGTAGGCGACCTCATCGAGCGTACGGCTCGCCTCGCCGCCGTCCACGACGAGCGGCACCATCGCGACCACGACGGCGTCGGGTTCGGCCCCACCATCGTCGAACTCGCCCGCACCCTGACCGCCATGCGCCTCGGCGACCATCGTGAGGCCGTCACCGTCCACCGCCGGGCCACCGGCGGCGATGCCTGGCACCTGCTCCCCGCCGAGCACCGGGCCGCCCACCTGATCGACATCACCCGCGCCCACCTGGACCTCGGCGACCCCTGCGCCGCCGGCCGCGCCCTGGTCACCGCCGACACCATCGCCCCCGCCGAGATCCGCCTCCGCCCCGCGGCGCGCACCGCGCTGACCGCCGTGCTCCGCGCCAACTCCCCCGCCGCCGACGTGACCCGCCTGGCCGCCACCGTCGGCCTGACCCGCCAGCCCTGA